A stretch of the Nicotiana tabacum cultivar K326 chromosome 6, ASM71507v2, whole genome shotgun sequence genome encodes the following:
- the LOC142181514 gene encoding uncharacterized protein LOC142181514 — protein MESHSCLTLMNDVVHSTLKANLISTELMRRISLLERKARESEKSVHEAEEIARGAQLEATNWKEQFENAQGTIEELQEDKNLLEQQNRGLTSELATVKASSSQLKRDKELLECSLSEQLSRASEEVRELKALLAKKEEYAGELVQSLTQAQADLQTSSDEIQALKSSHASLEASLDSHLAENQILKNDLAMWEKEYGLLEENFNIEVSWAFLNSRRDALTEAAQEGFDLQSELAKVIDTIEKSQQSTDTPSPALEVPENVAIPASEGETSTTQSVEVEASVTTPSIE, from the exons atggagagccatagctgcttaactttgatgaatgacgtagttcattctactttgaag gctaaccttattAGCACGGAATTAATGAGAAGAATTTCCTTACTGGAAAGAAAAGCTCGTGAGTCTGAAAAGTCTGTCCACGAGGCTGAGGAAATAGCTAGGGGAGCCCAACTTGAAGCAACCAACTGGAAGGAGCAGTTCGAAAATGCTCAAGGGACTATAGAAgagttgcaagaagataaaaACCTCCTAgagcagcaaaaccgtggtttaacttctgaactggcaacagtcaaagcctcttcaagccaattgaaaagagacaaagagcttttggaatgctctttgtcagaacaattatccagagctagtgaagaagttagagagctgaaggcacttttggctaaaaaggaagaatatgcaggagagttagtgcaaagcttgactcaagctcaggctgacttacagacttcttctgacgagattcaagccttgaagagttctcatgcttctcttgaagcttcccttgattcccatttagctgaaaatcaaattttaaaaaacgatcttgctatgtgggaaaaggaatatggacttctagaggaaaattttaacatagaagtgagttgggcttttctgaattctcgtcgtgatgctttgacggaagctgctcaagagggttttgacttgcagtctgaactggccaaagtcatagataccatcgagaaaagccaacagtctactgatactccttctcctgcccTTGAAGTTCCTGAAAATGTTGCTATTCCAGCttcagagggtgaaacttctacaACCCAGTCTGTGGAAGTTGAAGCTTCCGTGACAACCCCCTCaattgaatga
- the LOC142182146 gene encoding uncharacterized protein LOC142182146, with translation MGDVEPIPNFRGWVDSLLKIANREQRTWKSISSLHGWKVKTHGFGIRGMTAEVAMAIRMSANVALDLDKARALLPKRKATKESSEEEEEGTSLITRPRARRRIIIDNEIENTPARTSATEPILIQSDEDAEPRDNNESIQHLFDSGFGSGELGPVFDEAHLSSFVPISSIPLPAVSVSYQL, from the exons atgggagatgtggaacctattcccaactttcgtggttgggtagactcacttttgaagattgctaatagggagcagagaacttggaaatcaatttcttctttacatggctggaaagtcaaaacacatg gatttggcattagaggaatgacagctgaagtagctatggccattcgcatgtctgcgaatgTTGCTCTGGATTTagataaggctcgagccttgctgcctaaaagaaaagctacaaaggaaagttctgaagaagaagaggagggtacctccctaattaccaggccaagggccaggagacgaataatcattgataatgaaattgaaaacactccTGCTCGTACCTCCGCCACCGAGCCTATTTTGATTCAATCTGATGAGGATGccgaaccaagagataataatgagtcaattcagcacctttttgacagtggtttcgggagtggcgagctcggacctgtttttgatgaagctcatctttcctcatttgttcctatttcctccattcctctgcCAGCCGTAAGTGTTTCTTACCAGCTTTAA